One part of the Candidatus Eremiobacterota bacterium genome encodes these proteins:
- a CDS encoding alpha/beta hydrolase, whose protein sequence is MIIRSLASACAVALYLATPLAAAAASLPSAPPIEAQYDSGSLHVERYGRAGDPVVLLPGLTVGTWEWNDLIRRLVPRHTVYAVALPGFDGRPPAPAPLFDRFTNDFWAFLSAQKIVRPVVVGHSLGGTLAILLGEQHSDRLRGIVALDGMPIFPGMERVTAEQRAAGAQQAATQIAAETHQQLLDYEKGYMKGPGGVLDEQLGAQLADLEAKSDPATVAEWLKEDLGSDLRPGLGNISVPLLEITPYDAADLANSPVQYTEDQKVQYYRALLNGAPKLQVVSLSPARHFVMFDQPDRVFTLIDAFINQNR, encoded by the coding sequence ATGATTATTCGTTCGCTCGCTTCCGCCTGTGCAGTCGCCTTGTATCTCGCGACACCGCTTGCTGCCGCCGCCGCCTCGCTTCCCTCCGCGCCGCCGATCGAGGCGCAGTACGACTCGGGCTCGCTGCACGTCGAGCGCTACGGGCGCGCGGGCGATCCGGTGGTGCTGCTGCCCGGCCTCACGGTGGGGACGTGGGAGTGGAACGACTTGATCCGGCGGCTGGTCCCGCGCCACACCGTCTACGCGGTCGCGCTGCCGGGTTTCGACGGTCGCCCGCCGGCCCCAGCGCCGCTGTTCGACCGCTTCACCAACGACTTCTGGGCCTTTCTGAGCGCGCAGAAGATCGTGCGACCGGTCGTCGTCGGCCACAGCTTGGGCGGAACGCTCGCGATCCTGCTCGGCGAGCAGCATTCCGACCGGCTGCGCGGGATCGTCGCGCTCGACGGCATGCCGATCTTTCCGGGGATGGAACGCGTCACGGCGGAGCAGCGCGCCGCCGGCGCGCAACAAGCGGCGACGCAGATCGCCGCGGAGACGCACCAGCAGCTGCTCGACTACGAAAAAGGCTATATGAAGGGGCCCGGCGGCGTTCTGGACGAGCAGCTGGGCGCGCAGCTCGCCGACCTCGAAGCGAAGAGCGATCCCGCTACGGTCGCGGAGTGGCTCAAGGAAGATCTCGGCTCCGACCTGCGCCCGGGGCTCGGGAACATCTCCGTCCCGCTGCTCGAGATCACGCCGTACGACGCGGCCGACCTCGCGAACTCGCCGGTGCAGTACACCGAGGATCAGAAAGTCCAATACTACCGCGCGTTGCTGAACGGCGCGCCGAAACTCCAAGTCGTCTCGCTCTCGCCGGCGCGCCACTTCGTGATGTTCGACCAGCCCGACCGCGTCTTCACGCTGATCGACGCGTTCATCAACCAGAACCGCTAA